GCACACACAGGCAGCGGGACACTCCGGCGACTCCTCCTATGGAGTGACCGGTGCCTTCCCACTGCCTCTATCTCAGCATTGAGGTCTGCAATCCTTCTCCTGATGGTCCTGCGATCGGCCTCGAGCTTTGTCTCCCCGGGCCCCCGGGTACCGATCCCGCCTCCCAGCCTTGACAGGGCAACGCCCTTTCCGGAAAGCCTCGGCAGAAGGTATAGGAGCTGGGCCAGCTCTACTTGAAGCTTGCCCTCTCTGGTCTGGGCTCGCTGCGCGAAAATGTCCATGATGAGCTGGGTCCTGTCGATCACCTTGGCTCCCAGGGCCGCCTCAATGTTGCGCGCCTGGGCCGCGCTCAAGTCACAGGCCACGACCACCATCTCAGTCTCTAAAGCCTCAAGAACACCCGCCAGCTCGTGGATCTTGCCCTTGCCCACCAGGAACCCTGGATCTCTTGACTGCCGGCGCTGGATGGCGGTGTGTACTACCACTCCGCCTGCGGACTCCACCAGTCTCTCCATTTCTGCGATGTCCTCTGGCTCGAGCCTGTCGGCGGTAGTCTCTACTGCCAGGACCACCACACGTTCAGGATTGCCCTTGGAAATCAACAACTCACCCCGTTTCCGCCTGCAATTATACCATACTTGAGCCCCCGCCACGTCACCGCCAGGCCCTAGTCCAGCAGCAGTCTTGCCAGGAGACTCTCTCGCCAGGAAAGACCTCTTCCCCACTGCCCGGTTACCCTGACGCTATATGTCGCTTGTTGCGCGCATACCACGATAGTGGTGGCTCCTTCCTGGTCTGTGCGGAGCACCTTTACGCCCCGAGAGGTGAGTCTCTCAATGAGGTCGGGGTGGGGATGCCCAGCGGTGTTTTTCCCCGTGGATATGATAGCCAGGGACGGCTTTACCGTCTCTAAGAATGCCTCGCTTGAGGCTAGGCGCGACCCATGATGGCTTACCTTCAATATTGCCGCAGGGGGTGGGCCCCTGGAAAGCAGGGCTCGTTCCCCCTCCCCCTCCACGTCGCCGGTGAGGAGGATGGCTAGGCTGTTCAGCTCGAGCCTGAGCACCATGGAGGATTCGTTTGGACTCCACCATTGGGGAACCTGTTCGGGAGGATGGAGGACCGCCAATCTTACCCCATCTCCAAGGCTGATGACGTCGCCCGAGCTCAGCGACGTAACCCTGACCCCTCTGGCGGTAGCAGCCCGGACTAGTGCGTCAACTGCCGGGTCTGCCCTGTGGCATGCCGCAACGAAGAGATTCTGGACCCTGATGTTTTGGACCACGCTGAACAGCCCGCCTATGTGGTCGTCGTGGGGATGGCTCAGAAACACCGCCTCCACCTGCCCTGCCCGGGCGTTGCGGAGGTATGGAACCACGACTGAGAGCCCCGTGTCGCTTGCCCCAGCCTGGCCTCCCGCGCCGCCATCGACCAGCACCTGCCTGCCCCCCGGAAGGGTTATGACTATGGCGTCACCGTGGCCTACGTCCAGGGCTGTGAGGGTTACATCCCGCTGCAGTGCCCTGGCTAGGCCCGGCAGGCCAAGGAAGACCAGGCAGACAGCCCCCCATAGCCAGGCTTTGCGGCGACCGGCAGCCCATCGTGACAAGAACACAAGCCATGCAAGCGCGGTGGCCCAGGAAGGCAACGGAAGCCCGCCAGCAACGCCAGTGTCCCACGAACCCGCGGTCTTGGCTACGGCCTCAAGAAGCCCGGCGGCTGCGAAGCCAGGCCAGCTAACCCACCAAGGCAGGTCCAGCACCAGCCCCAGTGTTGCCAGGGCCAGCCCGTAAATCACCATGAAACCTGCGGCCGGGAGCACCAGCGGGTTCGTTAAGAGGGAGATAACGGGGACGAAGCCGAAGTGGCGAAGGGTGATCGGCAACGCGGCAACCTGGGCACTCATAGTCACAGCTAGGAGGGTTTTGACAGGCACCGGCAAGAGCGGTATC
The Bacillota bacterium DNA segment above includes these coding regions:
- a CDS encoding DNA internalization-related competence protein ComEC/Rec2, with protein sequence MSYRKGKGLPASLGALALGYGAGILLASEDLAATGWLLLAITSAGGALLLWRSRPRGAVMVFLALLLGVGRCELVRYADREFWLSGDTLRLQGRLEGEVTNRGEWNEAILKVAGVGPRVLVRGAIPQTVEPSSEVLVEGVIRRPKGATNPGQFDYAMYLRSRGIGWIMTPSEGGMQVLSPSRFPAGAVARARVAMKASLKRALPAEAYAVYAGMVFGDKASLEPDLRRDMSRAGLGHLLAVSGLHVGFVVAFGLAVCRCVRVGDPWKALITGLLTVGYCLLVGMSPSVVRATAMALCHLGRSSRLAPRSSFDALGLAGILVLTLRPFGLFDPGFQLSFTATWGLLALSKRFTMLIPLLPVPVKTLLAVTMSAQVAALPITLRHFGFVPVISLLTNPLVLPAAGFMVIYGLALATLGLVLDLPWWVSWPGFAAAGLLEAVAKTAGSWDTGVAGGLPLPSWATALAWLVFLSRWAAGRRKAWLWGAVCLVFLGLPGLARALQRDVTLTALDVGHGDAIVITLPGGRQVLVDGGAGGQAGASDTGLSVVVPYLRNARAGQVEAVFLSHPHDDHIGGLFSVVQNIRVQNLFVAACHRADPAVDALVRAATARGVRVTSLSSGDVISLGDGVRLAVLHPPEQVPQWWSPNESSMVLRLELNSLAILLTGDVEGEGERALLSRGPPPAAILKVSHHGSRLASSEAFLETVKPSLAIISTGKNTAGHPHPDLIERLTSRGVKVLRTDQEGATTIVVCAQQATYSVRVTGQWGRGLSWRESLLARLLLD